The Argentina anserina chromosome 3, drPotAnse1.1, whole genome shotgun sequence genome includes a region encoding these proteins:
- the LOC126786542 gene encoding 60S ribosomal protein L30, whose protein sequence is MVAVKKTKKTHESINNRLALVMKSGKFTLGYKTVIDTLRNSKGKLIIISNNCPPLRKSEIEYYAMLAKVGVHHYNGNNVDLGTACGKYFRVSCLSIIDPGDSDIIKTLPGDQ, encoded by the exons ATGGTGGCTGTGAAGAAAACCAAGAAGACCCATGAGTCTATCAACAACAGACTCGCTCTTGTCATGAAGAGTGGCAAGTTCACCCTCGGCTACAAGACCGTCATCGACACCCTCCGTAACTCCAAAG GGAAGCTGATTATTATCTCGAACAATTGCCCACCTCTAAGGAAGTCCGAAATCGAGTACTACGCCATGCTTGCCAAGGTTGGAGTTCATCACTACAATGGAA ACAATGTTGACTTAGGTACAGCCTGTGGCAAGTACTTCCGTGTGTCATGCCTAAGCATTATCGATCCAG GTGATTCGGATATCATCAAGACGCTGCCTGGTGATCAGTGA
- the LOC126787513 gene encoding COBRA-like protein 6, whose protein sequence is MGGGGNSTFTFTMYLMMIIILSSISLSHGYDSLDPYGNVTITWDFLAQSSTDTYDIKVSIYNLQQYRHIELPGWKLQWKWNKSEVIWDMRGAEATEQGDCSAFKASGGGDLPHCCLRQPAIIDLLPGTPYNMQYKNCCKGGVLSSMNQDPSKYLSSFGMSIGNFPSNRPWSKTPFDKLNLTMPTEFNLGIPGYTCGDAFLVPQTRYTDERGQGRRWKQTLETWNITCTYSQFQASLAPKCCVSLSAFYNTTIVGCPLCSCGCRGLAKAKCIESGDKPPPSVSELPPEKRAVAPPLVTCSPHMCPIRVHWHIKQSYKEYWRVKITITNLNFVKNYSDWNLVVQHPNLRSVRQLFSFNYHPLTTYGNINDTGMFWGIKYYNDMILTSGDQGNAQTEMLMHKDEGIFTFREGWTFPRRISFNGDECVMPPPDDYPTLPNRVNTIAATFNPSLLLVSFLFLAVAAPALFR, encoded by the exons ATGGGTGGCGGCGGCAACAGTACTTTCACCTTCACCATGTATCTGATGATGATCATCATCTTGTCTTCCATATCCTTATCTC ATGGATACGACTCATTAGATCCTTATGGAAATGTAACTATTACTTGGGATTTTCTGGCACAAAGCAGCACAGATACGTATGAC ATTAAAGTATCGATATACAACCTGCAACAGTACAGGCATATAGAATTGCCAGGATGGAAACTGCAATGGAAGTGGAACAAATCGGAAGTGATCTGGGACATGCGTGGTGCCGAGGCAACTGAGCAAGGAGATTGCTCAGCGTTCAAGGCTTCCGGTGGTGGAGATCTTCCTCATTGCTGCTTGAGGCAGCCCGCCATCATTGATCTGCTTCCTGGAACTCCTTACAATATGCAGTACAAGAACTGCTGCAAGGGAGGTGTTTTGTCATCCATGAACCAAGACCCTTCCAAGTATCTCTCCTCCTTCGGTATGAGCATTGGAAACTTTCCTTCTAACCGCCCATGGTCAAAAACTCCTTTCGATAAGCTCAACCTTACTATGCCTACCGAATTCAATCTTGGGATTCCTGGTTACACCTGTGGAGACGCGTTTCTAGTCCCCCAAACAAGGTATACTGATGAGAGAGGACAAGGACGCCGCTGGAAACAAACCCTTGAGACATGGAACATCACCTGCACCTACTCCCAGTTCCAGGCTTCTCTCGCACCCAAGTGCTGTGTATCCTTGTCTGCCTTCTACAACACCACCATTGTCGGCTGCCCGCTTTGCAGTTGCGGATGCCGAGGACTAGCAAAGGCCAAATGTATCGA GTCTGGTGACAAGCCTCCTCCTTCTGTGTCGGAACTTCCACCGGAGAAGCGGGCAGTAGCACCACCTCTGGTAACATGTTCGCCGCATATGTGCCCCATCCGAGTTCACTGGCACATCAAGCAGAGTTATAAGGAATATTGGAGGGTGAAGATCACAATCACCAATCTCAACTTTGTCAAAAACTATTCCGATTGGAACTTGGTTGTTCAGCACCCAAATTTAAGAAGCGTCAGGCAGCTTTTCAGCTTCAATTACCATCCCCTCACTACCTACGGAAACATCA ATGATACGGGCATGTTTTGGGGCATCAAATACTATAACGACATGATACTAACCTCGGGAGACCAAGGGAACGCACAAACAGAAATGTTGATGCACAAGGATGAAGGAATTTTCACATTCAGAGAAGGATGGACTTTCCCAAGAAGAATTTCCTTCAATGGGGATGAATGCGTAATGCCCCCTCCAGATGACTACCCTACTCTTCCGAATCGAGTTAATACGATTGCGGCGACCTTCAACCCTTCCCTGCTATTAGTCTCCTTTCTGTTCCTAGCAGTAGCAGCACCGGCTCTTTTCCGCTGA
- the LOC126786523 gene encoding putative pentatricopeptide repeat-containing protein At1g12700, mitochondrial has protein sequence MCDLSLLFTTKNNANIEGTIIYRRGRKAGETQEEHKRGESREKKMAAMAVRRGTRGMVSSTLNISMALFHSRGTQFPQVSNAEDARKVFDEMLHSRPRPPVIPFNQLLSQLVKLKQYAAVISLYNQMLLHRIYPNHYTLSIVIKCYSHLNRMGFSLSVFGSSFKLGLQPNVITFSTLIHGFVLRNQLPEATRLFDKMMEEGHCKPNVFTFSILIKGFCNTGNNSAAIALLRKMEEQGCMPDVVSYSNIIDSLCKDTLIDEALKLFSEMSSRGIAPDVVTYTCLIHGLCNIGRWNQAQMLLDEMLSAYIFPNVVTFSCLVDAYGKEGKVVEAERLVQIMIERHIEPGTITYNSLMDGYCLLGEMEEARRVFDLMLSKGSMVDVQSCNTLINGYCKAKKVDQAYAIFKEMPSMELVPDTVTYTTLIDGLFKVGRLQEAQKLVSEMIDCGQLPGLQTYNVLLDGLCNNQKHSTALKLLEKMEASKLKLDVVTYNIIIEGLCKAGNTKSARNIFSSLSSRGVQPNVRSYSIMIQGLCHQGLLVEAEKLLREMEGNGCPPDDCTYNIIIRGLLNNNKTSLAVKLIEEMKKCGFSADASTMELILGLLCKDVVDPALLKVFKDSRKSGSELDQPQGTEQLTSTQKEDQGCQNR, from the exons ATGTGTGACCTTTCGTTACTTTTTACAACAAAGAATAATGCAAATATTGAAGGAACAATAATATACAGGAGAGGAAGGAAAGCCGGAGAAACTCAAGAAGAACACAAAAGGGGTGAGAgcagagagaagaagatggcGGCGATGGCGGTCAGGCGCGGCACAAGAGGTATGGTTTCGTCTACTCTCAAcatctccatggctttgtTTCATTCAAGAGGTACCCAATTTCCTCAAGTGAGTAATGCCGAGGATGCCCGCAAGGTGTTCGATGAAATGCTTCACTCGCGTCCGCGGCCTCCTGTCATCCCATTCAATCAGCTGTTGTCTCAGCTTGTCAAGCTGAAACAATACGCAGCAGTCATCTCCCTCTATAACCAAATGCTCCTGCATCGAATTTATCCCAATCATTATACTCTGTCTATTGTCATCAAATGCTATTCCCATTTGAATCGAATGGGATTTAGTCTATCTGTGTTTGGAAGTTCCTTCAAGTTGGGTCTTCAACCTAATGTTATTACCTTCTCCACTCTCATCCACGGCTTTGTTCTCCGCAATCAATTGCCTGAGGCCACACGACTTTTCGACAAAATGATGGAGGAAGGTCATTGTAAGCCCAATGTGTTTACTTTCAGTATTCTTATCAAGGGCTTTTGCAACACGGGGAACAACAGTGCTGCGATTGCTTTACTGAGGAAGATGGAAGAACAAGGATGCATGCCTGATGTTGTTTCTTATAGCAACATCATTGACAGCCTATGCAAGGATACACTCATTGATGAAGCACTGAAGCTCTTCTCTGAAATGAGCAGTAGGGGGATTGCTCCAGATGTGGTCACTTACACCTGCTTGATTCACGGGCTTTGCAATATAGGCAGGTGGAATCAAGCTCAGATGTTGCTTGACGAAATGCTGAGTGCATATATCTTTCCCAATGTCGTCACCTTCAGTTGCCTGGTTGATGCATATGGTAAGGAAGGGAAGGTTGTGGAAGCTGAAAGGCTGGTTCAAATAATGATTGAGAGGCATATTGAGCCTGGTACGATTACTTACAACTCACTTATGGACGGTTACTGTTTGCTTGGGGAAATGGAAGAGGCTAGACGAGTTTTTGATCTTATGCTCAGCAAGGGCTCCATGGTTGATGTCCAGAGTTGTAATACCTTGATCAACGGATACTGCAAGGCTAAAAAGGTCGACCAGGCTTACGCGATTTTTAAGGAAATGCCTAGTATGGAACTAGTTCCTGATACCGTCACTTATACCACTCTCATTGATGGTCTTTTCAAAGTGGGGAGACTACAAGAAGCACAAAAGTTGGTCTCTGAGATGATTGATTGTGGCCAGCTTCCAGGTCTTCAAACATACAATGTTTTACTTGATGGGCTGTGCAACAACCAGAAACATTCGACGGCATTAAAATTGCTTGAAAAGATGGAAGCCAGCAAATTGAAACTGGATGTTGTAACTTACAATATAATTATCGAAGGTTTGTGCAAAGCTGGAAATACAAAATCCGCGAGAAATATCTTCAGTAGTTTGTCATCAAGAGGAGTTCAGCCAAATGTGAGATCATACAGTATAATGATCCAGGGACTCTGTCACCAGGGCTTATTAGTTGAAGCAGAAAAGTTGCTGAGAGAAATGGAAGGGAATGGATGTCCGCCAGATGATTGCACCTATAACATCATTATCAGAGGCTTGTTAAATAACAACAAGACATCATTGGCCGTGAAACTtattgaagaaatgaagaagtgTGGTTTCTCTGCAGATGCATCAACTATGGAATTGATACTCGGGTTACTGTGTAAGGATGTAGTGGATCCGGCTTTGTTGAAGGTCTTCAAAGATTCACGAAAAAGTGGATCTGAACTTGATCAACCCCAG GGAACAGAACAACTCACAAGCACTCAGAAGGAGGATCAAGGATGTCAAAACAGGTAA
- the LOC126786521 gene encoding nardilysin-like, with product MGRPTFSSDDVVIKSPNDKRLYRLIELENGLTALLIHDPDVYSQDYYYESLVEPSEDEEEAARGGDGERRSKGKGGALQTKKAAAAAMCVGIGSWSDPMKAQGLAHFLEHMLFMGSTKFPVENEYDSYLSKHGGSTNAYTCAEHTCYFFEVNGEFLKGALTRFSQFFVSPLLKSEPMEREIHAIDSEFNRLLQNDFCRLRQLQCYTSTPGHPFNRFSQGNKKSLDDATKKGINLQEQILKLYRNYYHGGLMKLVVIGGESLDVLEKWILELYGDVKTGSKVNQEFKAESPIWKAGKVYRLEAVQDVHILQLSWTLPCLRRHYSKGPEFYLHHLLVHEGKGGLHFYLKERGWATNLGASVSRYPVADVFCMVIYLTDSGLEQIFEMIGLVYQYIKLLRQETPEWIFSELQDIGNMCFRFGEEEPFQDDYALNLAENLQRYAAEHVIYGDYMFETWDEALIQNVLSFLSPENMRIDVVSKSSFKTEEVQCEPWYSSHYIEEDLSPSLMKLWKDPPEIDVSLNLREKNKFIPSDFSLRSDGTCLDISNIYSPTCILDEPLMKIWYKLDSTFQLPRENAYFFIRMRGGYDNVKSSVLTDLYIDLLEDELSEIIYQAHVACLGTSISVFTDKLQLQVFGFNDKLPALLSKILETIKSFLPTDDRFKVIKEDMVRVYRNANMNPWCHSAYLREQILLQRFYDIDELFYVLNGLSVSDLNSFITELFSQIYIEGLLHGNLSQEEAISLTNIWKTNFSVQSLPVELMYRNHCICLPPSANLIRDATVKNKSETNSVTELYFQIEWATGSKSMRWKVLIDLFNAIVKEPLFNQLRTKEQLGYGVECGLDLKWDVFGILFSVQSSMYNPIHLQGRLDNFINGLEELLEELDDDSFRNYKAGLIENLLKKDACLTHETNRLWNEIYNKRYIFDYSKKAAEELRCIQKEDVVIFHKTYLQQSSPKCRRLATRVWGCNTDFKETDEAQWEPVQAIQDVAAFKMSSKFYDPKTNTLDTSENF from the exons ATGGGTCGCCCCACTTTCTCCTCGGACGATGTTGTGATCAAGTCTCCGAATGACAAACGACTCTACAGGCTGATTGAGCTTGAGAATGGCCTCACTGCATTGCTCATTCATGATCCTGATGTATACTCACAAGACTACTACTACGAGAGCCTTGTTGAGCCcagtgaagatgaagaagaagccgCCAGAGGTGGAGATGGGGAGCGAAGAAGCAAGGGAAAGGGAGGTGCTTTACAGACTAAGAAG gcagcagcagcagcaatgTGTGTTGGAATAGGCAGCTGGTCTGACCCCATGAAGGCACAGGGGCTTGCGCACTTTCTAG AACACATGCTGTTCATGGGGAGCACAAAGTTCCCAGTTGAAAATGAG TATGATAGTTACTTGTCCAAGCATGGAGGGTCCACAAATGCATACACATGTGCAGAGCATACTTGCTATTTTTTTGAAGTGAATGGGGAGTTTCTTAAGGGTGCATTGACAAG ATTTTCTCAGTTTTTTGTTTCACCTCTGTTAAAAAGTGAACCCATGGAGCGAGAGATACATGCTATAGATTCAG AGTTTAACAGGCTTCTGCAAAATGACTTTTGCCGCCTTCGACAACTTCAATGCTATACATCCACACCTGGTCACCCGTTTAATAGATTTTCTCAGG GAAATAAGAAGAGCTTGGATGATGCAACAAAGAAGGGGATCAACTTGCAGGAACAAATACTAAAGTTGTACAGAAACTATTACCATGGTGGATTAATGAAGCTAGTTGTCATTGGTGGAG AGTCACTGGATGTACTGGAGAAGTGGATTTTGGAATTGTATGGAGATGTCAAAACAGGTTCCAAAGTAAATCAGGAGTTCAAGGCAGAAAGTCCCATTTGGAAAGCTGGAAAAGTTTACAGGCTAGAAGCTGTTCAAGATGTTCACATACTGCAATTGTCATGGACACTTCCATGCCTTCGTCGACACTATTCTAAAGGCccagaattttatttacatcatCTCCTTGTGCATG AGGGCAAGGGAGGTTTGCATTTCTACCTTAAAGAGAGAGGGTGGGCAACAAATCTAGGTGCTTCGGTGAGCCGCTATCCTGTGGCCGATGTCTTTTGCATGGTCATATACCTCACTGACTCTGGACTGGAGCAG ATTTTCGAAATGATTGGGTTGGTGTATCAATACATTAAGTTACTACGTCAGGAGACACCAGAATGGATATTTTCGGAACTCCAGGATATAGGGAACATGTGCTTTAGATTTGGAGAGGAGGAGCCTTTCCAGGATGATTATGCTTTAAACCTTGCAG AAAACTTACAACGTTATGCAGCAGAGCATGTTATTTATGGGGATTATATGTTTGAGACATGGGATGAGGCATTGATACAAAATGTTCTTAGTTTCCTCTCTCCTGAAAACATGAGGATTGATGTGGTATCAAAGTCCTCATTTAAGACAGAAG AGGTTCAGTGCGAGCCTTGGTACAGTTCACATTATATCGAGGAAGATTTATCTCCATCTTTAATGAAGTTGTGGAAGGATCCTCCAGAAATTGATGTGTCTTTGAATCTGCGAGAAAAGAATAAGTTCATTCCTAGTGACTTCTCCCTCCGTTCTGATGGGACGTGTCTTGatatttcaaatatatattctcCGACATGTATACTAGATGAGCCATTGATGAAGATCTGGTACAAGCTTGATAGCACTTTTCAACTTCCACGGGAAAATGCGTACTTTTTCATCAGAATGAGAGGTGGATATGATAATGTAAAGAGTAGTGTTTTGACAGATTTATACATCGACCTTCTTGAAGATGAGCTCAGTGAGATCATCTATCAG GCTCATGTTGCCTGCTTGGGGACTTCTATTTCTGTGTTTACCGACAAACTCCAGCTGCAGGTGTTTGGTTTCAATGATAAGCTTCCAGCTCTATTGTCAAAGATTTTGGAAACAATAAAGAGCTTCTTGCCAACTGATGATCGTTTTAAG GTTATTAAAGAAGACATGGTGCGAGTGTATAGAAATGCCAATATGAATCCCTGGTGTCACTCAGCATACTTGAGAGAGCAAATTTTGTTGCAGAGATTCTACGACATAGATGAgctgttttatgttttgaatgGGTTGTCTGTTTCTGATTTGAACTCATTCATTACTGAGCTTTTTTCCCAG ATCTACATTGAGGGCCTTCTCCATGGTAATTTGTCGCAAGAAGAAGCAATCAGCCTTACAAATATATGGAAGACAAACTTTTCTGTACAATCGCTTCCTGTCGAATTGATGTATAGAAATCATTGTATTTGTCTTCCTCCTAGTGCTAACCTCATTAGAGATGCTACTGTGAAGAACAAGTCAGAAACAAATTCTGTGACAGAG CTGTATTTTCAAATTGAATGGGCAACAGGGAGTAAGTCCATGAGATGGAAAGTTTTGATAGATCTTTTCAATGCAATTGTAAAGGAACCACTTTTCAATCAGCTAAG GACAAAGGAGCAGCTCGGGTATGGAGTTGAGTGTGGCCTGGATTTAAAATGGGATGTTTTTGGCATTCTTTTCTCAGTACAGTCATCTATGTATAACCCAATCCACCTACAAGGAAGACTTGACAACTTCATAAATGGTCTGGAAGAGTTGTTG GAAGAACTGGATGATGATTCCTTTAGGAACTATAAAGCTGGACTAATAGAAAATCTTTTGAAGAAAGATGCATGCCTTACACATGAAACCAATCGATTGTGGAATGAGATCTATAATAAAAG ATATATATTTGACTACTCAAAAAAGGCAGCAGAAGAACTCAGATGCATACAGAAGGAGGATGTTGTCATCTTTCACAAGACCTATTTGCAACAATCTTCTCCCAAGTGCCGAAGACTTGCAACTCGTGTGTGGGGTTGCAACACCGACTTCAAAGAGACTGATGAAGCGCAATGGGAGCCTGTTCAAGCAATTCAAGACGTTGCAGCCTTTAAGATGTCATCTAAGTTCTATGATCCTAAAACTAATACTTTAGATACTTCTGAAAACTTCTAG